The Cloeon dipterum chromosome X, ieCloDipt1.1, whole genome shotgun sequence genome includes a window with the following:
- the LOC135946997 gene encoding putative methyltransferase C9orf114 homolog yields the protein MGPVKKEVPTATWMEWKKEKNIRKAKKRDKILAKIDQHQQEQSESASSSAATAEKSGPAEERKGRNWTVSIALPGNILDNAQTPELRSYLAGQIARAVAIFNVDEVVVFNEQGSLEDLKGGNDEEMVEELPRACLQLSRILQYLECPQYLRKYFFPMHKDLSHAGLLNPLDAPNHYRREDKAKYREGYVTEKVKKGVYSMVDVGLQRPIPVDTLLSPGLRVTVEISGDESGEIKKMRGMIVPPSTPVKQDGIYWGYSVRCANSLGAVFTQCPYEEGYDLLVGTSERGDELPKSLPSYKHILIAFGGLRGLELGLESDKSLKVEDPSLLFDFYLNTCPSQGSRTIRTEEALLVTLASLQPLLSKANNYS from the exons atggGTCCAGTGAAAAAAGAAGTGCCAACAGCAACATGGATGGAATGGAAAAAGGAGAAGAATATACGTAAAGCGAAAAAGAGagacaaaattttagcaaagatTGACCAGCATCAACAAGAGCAAAGTGAGTCGGCGTCTTCTTCAGCAGCCACTGCTGAGAAAAGCGGTCCTGCGGAAGAACGTAAAGGGCGCAATTGGACCGTCTCGATTGCACTGcctggaaatattttggacAATGCGCAAACACCAGAGCTCAGATCTTATTTGGCTGGCCAGATTGCTCGTGCTGTGGCGATTTTTAACGTCGACGAG GTTGTGGTATTCAATGAACAAGGCAGCTTAGAAGACCTGAAAGGAGGAAATGACGAGGAAATGGTCGAGGAACTACCACGGGCTTGTCTTCAACTAAGCAGAATTCTACAATACCTTGAATGCCCTCAATATTTAAGGAAATACTTTTTCCCAATGCACAAGGACTTGAGCCATGCAGGGCTCTTGAACCCTTTGGATGCGCCCAATCACTACAGGAGAGAGGATAAAGCCAAGTACAG AGAGGGTTACGTGACCGAAAAAGTGAAGAAAGGTGTGTACTCTATGGTGGATGTAGGACTTCAAAGACCCATTCCAGTTGACACTTTGCTCTCTCCTGGTTTACGAGTGACGGTGGAGATATCTGGAGATGAGAGTGGAGAAATTAAGAAGATGAGAGGAATGATTGTGCCACCTTCCACTCCAGTTAAGCAAGATGGAATCTACTGGGGCTACTCCGTTCGATGTGCCAACTCTTTGGGAGCAGTGTTCACTCAGTGTCCTTACGAGGAAGGTTATGACTTGTTGGTGGGAACATCCGAGAGAGGTGATGAGCTGCCGAAGAGTCTTCCCAGTTATAAGCACATTCTTATTGCCTTCGGAGGACTGAGAGGCCTGGAGTTAGGCTTGGAGAGTGacaaaagtttaaaagttGAAGACCCATCACTGCTTTTcgacttttatttaaacactTGTCCAAGCCAAGGCTCTAGGACTATCAGAACAGAGGAGGCGCTCCTTGTAACACTTGCGTCCCTTCAGCCTCTTCTCTCTAAGGCTAATAATTACTCATGA